The Topomyia yanbarensis strain Yona2022 chromosome 3, ASM3024719v1, whole genome shotgun sequence nucleotide sequence aatagccaacaaaatcgctACAGTAGagccttgcggcaattaaaacacacTAACAAGATGTGCATTTGTCGCCCACTATAGGGAAAAACAAAAGACGCAAGTTCAATAATTCGATTTTCAACAGCAACCAGAATATATTTCTCATTAGCGGAGAGAAATTTTAGAGTAATagatattttttctccactaaggagaaaattgtttaaaatgatggcgccggtggttgagtggtaagcttAACCGCTACTCATTctagttggtctgggttcaatcccaaccgaggtcgttgagatttttctgaggtgaaaaagtCTGTGGcgacgtcttccttcggaagggaagtaatgccgttggtccccggtccatgaattgATGAATCGATATCTAATCCAGATAGTGGGGCCACCTCTTTGGCGTCGGtgaagaagaagtagaatccaacttttatacttactaacaaatatcctcttcccgtgatacttgtgaagTGGGCAGTAGTATACACGGTCTCTGGCAAAAACAAGTATCGAACTAACATtgcttccctttccttccgcgatctacgttcgagcCTGGcaggcgccggtattgatcaataaacattaGGATAACCagaagttgcacattgaaagatgtttcgctactcccaagcataattatctactgattccctgtgcaacttcagctggttcagatcgataacggaataGCAGCCAGGGGCCAGGGTAGCTCAAGCTTAAGCtcaactaaggagaaaattgtttaaaatcacatttgcgcgttaagggcacaaaatctataattaaattagttatagaattagcgtttcgatttcgtctcatcagaatccaacactaacttagtgacaggactataCTAGTACCGgatagttctcatcagcttaaaaataaACTCCTTTTCGTAAAGGGCTTGACTAgaagtttgctcaggaacaGAAGAACTACCAATCCGGCGCTATCTTAGTCTTGTCACTAAgtttgtgtcggattctgacgagacgaagtcgaaacgcaaattccacatctaatttaaatttataattgctTAAAAGTTATCCGTAATCCAACGCAGTCTTTGAGTATAAATTCATTACGGCATTCGTTGAAGTGTTTGAATAAAAAAGTGCGACGCCATACGATTTCTAACGAGAACGATCTCGGAAATCAATTTTTAGAAGAATAGTCGAATTAACCGCTCCACTTTACCACTTTCTATTCACAGGCTGAAACACCGCTGGGAGATCCTCTGGCTAACGATGTACCAACTGGGCGTCGAGTTCTGCTACGCCGCTGAAACCGCCTACGTCACCCCGTTGCTGCTGAGCAATGGGCTCAATCACACCTTCATGACAATGGTCTGGGCTTTCGCTCCGATGCTGGGATTCTTCTTCGCTCCGATGATAGCGTCCTTTAGTGATCAGGTACGATCATCCTGGGGTCGCCGGAGACCGATCCTGTTGACACTGGGTGCAGCATGCATAACGGGGCTATTGATTCTACCGCATGGCAAAGCTATAGGTCTGCTGCTGGGGGATCCAGACGTTCCGGTGGAAATGATGGACGGCTTTCGGTGGGGAGTCCTGATCACGGTGATCGGTTTGGTCCTAACGGATTTCGACGTCGAAACTAGCAGCGGCGTTGGGCGGACGTATTTTATGGATGTTTGTATTTTGGGTGAGTTTGGTGTACGTTGAGTTATGAGGAtagtaattgaaaaattaccttTTATTAGAGGACCACGCCCGAGTTTTGACTATGGCTATGGTCATTGGAGGAATCGGTGGAACCGGTGGATATGTGCTGGGCGCAATCGACTGGCAACAAACCGACTTTGGATCTCTGATGGGAAGCAACGAGGCGACTGTCTTTGCCATCGTCGTTGTCGTAATGGTGATAGGTTTGGTGACATCGTTAACCAGCTTCCGGGAAGTATCGTTGCCTCAGCTGGAAGCTGATGAACTGTTACGTCCGATCACACAGACTACGTTCGAGGCGGAAAAGCGGCGACAGCAGACTATCTACAACATCTCTAGCTTGGTGAAAGATCCCAACAAGTTGGAGATAGTCCCAATTATAATCGAAGAAGAGGAAAAGGAACCACAGCAGACTTTTTCGAACTTCTTCAAAAATCTGTGGCACATGCCTCGATCTTTGATGATTATCTACCTGACTCAATTGCTCTCTCAGCTCGGTTACCTCAGCTATTGTCTTTACTTCACGGATTTTGTGGGGAGTACCGTTTTTGGGGGGGATGTGGCTGTAAGTATGATAAAGATGAAGTTGagtattattttaaaaagaatCTTTACGAACTATAGGCTCCCAAAGGATCACCAGAACTTAACTTATACGAGGAAGGTGTACGGTTTGGATGCTGGGGAATGGCCCTGTTTACGGTGTCCGCTGCTCTCTACTCACTGTTCATCGAAAAGATCATCAAATGTTTCAGGTAAGTCTGTAAAAAATACACTAGATGAAATCTAAAAACGTTCCAGGTTTTTACTAATTCTAACGCTGGAATGGATGATTGACACGGCAAAAGTTTCCAGTTTATAATTAAATGTCATTTCGTGTTCGTTATTCCAACTATTATATAGTTATCAATGAAATGCGGCTCTAAATCAAATCATCATTTATAGCCACatacaatttaaataaaattgaaactaccGGTTGCTAACGACCATTTCCGTGTTACTCTCTTTCCCAGTGCTCGTCCGGTCTACGTCGGAGGTCTCCTAGCGAACAGCCTCGGAATGCTGCTGATGGCTCTGTTCAACGAGAAGTGGATGGTGTTCGTTAGCTGTCCCACCGTGGGCATTATGTACGCCACAATCTACTCGATTCCGTTTCTGATGATCTCGCAGTACCACGCGAAAAACTCGGTAATTTTGTTCGCTGAAATCAGTAGAGGAATTACATACCGCACTCACTGCGCTTGGCTGGGCAGCATTTTCCCGCACaaaatgtgatttttcattattcCCATTCCTGGCGATATTCGTCACGCTGATATAATTTTCTGTTTCTCTTTTGTCATGGTCGGGTCCGGACAGTTTGCTATGAAGGACGGTATGTACGTTGAGTCGAGCCAACGAAGAGGATTCGGGGCGGATGTGTCCATAATGAGCAGTATGCTGTTCCTGGCCCAGGTCTGTAGATCGTTTTAGTAAATAGACTGGAATATTCCAATTGGAATTTTTAATTAGCCGTAAACGCTTATAGCTTAACTCGAATTCCAAACAGAACATGGCGTTTTTTGTTGTTCTAGTTTCTTTATATTACCATTTAGT carries:
- the LOC131689220 gene encoding proton-associated sugar transporter A-like, which codes for MNHEAEKEIAFHQLSDAAIMESMLRVRFEHAKNQKKDYSHLFRLKHRWEILWLTMYQLGVEFCYAAETAYVTPLLLSNGLNHTFMTMVWAFAPMLGFFFAPMIASFSDQVRSSWGRRRPILLTLGAACITGLLILPHGKAIGLLLGDPDVPVEMMDGFRWGVLITVIGLVLTDFDVETSSGVGRTYFMDVCILEDHARVLTMAMVIGGIGGTGGYVLGAIDWQQTDFGSLMGSNEATVFAIVVVVMVIGLVTSLTSFREVSLPQLEADELLRPITQTTFEAEKRRQQTIYNISSLVKDPNKLEIVPIIIEEEEKEPQQTFSNFFKNLWHMPRSLMIIYLTQLLSQLGYLSYCLYFTDFVGSTVFGGDVAAPKGSPELNLYEEGVRFGCWGMALFTVSAALYSLFIEKIIKCFSARPVYVGGLLANSLGMLLMALFNEKWMVFVSCPTVGIMYATIYSIPFLMISQYHAKNSFAMKDGMYVESSQRRGFGADVSIMSSMLFLAQLIIALAIGSVIDAFGSTTVVIYSASLFSFLAAIAATQVLFMEL